From Rubripirellula reticaptiva, the proteins below share one genomic window:
- a CDS encoding co-chaperone GroES produces MGKKKAAATFEYVEPIGDRVLVRKDEPKRETRGGIALPDAAEIPTITGRIVTISAAVENDEELPLRQYDKILFHPKNAIPVDLEHDNQLFVVPVDDIVAVFRRSPSQDDE; encoded by the coding sequence ATGGGAAAAAAGAAAGCCGCTGCTACGTTTGAGTACGTCGAACCTATCGGCGACCGGGTTCTCGTTCGCAAGGACGAGCCGAAACGTGAAACGCGCGGCGGAATTGCGCTGCCCGATGCAGCCGAAATTCCCACGATCACAGGGCGGATTGTCACGATCAGTGCCGCCGTCGAGAACGACGAGGAATTGCCGTTGCGGCAATACGACAAGATCCTCTTTCATCCCAAAAACGCGATCCCCGTCGACTTAGAACACGACAATCAGCTGTTTGTCGTGCCGGTCGACGATATCGTCGCGGTTTTCCGTCGTTCGCCGTCTCAGGACGACGAATAG
- a CDS encoding dockerin type I domain-containing protein, translating into MNILMRNRKNSRHRRRLDFQSLERRQLLVAEGDVFNLSANVDTAGLVGNASAKIDWGDGVVTAAEIAGGNSTGPIKILFDYSLDQTKFFGTSANDPLRVMLQQAADSLTSRFNDTLDAVSPKQFVKVKPSIFHPSQGSPNSAAGDLFALPENPTIAANTIIVYAGARDLPGDVAGVGGGASISFSRTCIPGPQCDQAIANQNATFSRGEAGVLASPATDVAPLFGSISFDSPRKSLYYTGDDPSAVPPGGLDFFSIATHELAHALGFGTSDSWNTFASSGSFTGPKAKAAYVGSGNVPLSPSHWADSVFDPVTQPTLMRPIINGEIRTLFSPLDFAAMDDIGWEVVDTSAIVTASHRYLDDGNYTPVVLLEGSSLGRLTQNGPSVSVTNVAPTLTVASDETVTIGEAISIQEIGRFTDPGDEQEYTFSIDWGDGTSDDGNATVQQRATASGGDSAGAFGGSHTYAEVGSKTVTIRIQDDDGGFDQETMTINVLPAPSLALEISQSRIKEDGDVDAASLTVRRSGAAANVDTVISLSSDDATEATVPATVTIPAGQTTATVSISAVDDNLLDGDQTVTLSASGAGIASSTAQLVVGDAESISATVTGNMIAEQDAGSVFLVLARSNTDVGDAITVNIAGFDRSQLDLAASVEIAAGQQEVRVPIVPVDDNVPELTLAVTLTASAVFYESDSVDFEILDNEPPKFQNPVSRYDVNGRNGVTALDALRVINRLAIQTTPQLDPSTAEPNGVFLDVNGDYRVTAVDALQVINQLSSVGDAGSGETLAADAVDLVLRSPMLSPIQWVDFDVESEDDDLIPFEPIPFLT; encoded by the coding sequence ATGAATATCTTGATGCGAAACCGCAAGAATTCCCGGCACCGTCGCCGATTGGATTTCCAATCTCTGGAACGTCGGCAGTTGCTGGTCGCCGAAGGCGACGTGTTCAATCTTTCGGCAAATGTCGATACTGCGGGCTTGGTAGGCAATGCGTCCGCCAAGATCGACTGGGGCGATGGGGTGGTCACTGCCGCTGAAATCGCAGGGGGGAATTCGACTGGTCCGATCAAGATCTTATTCGACTACTCCCTCGACCAAACAAAGTTCTTTGGTACCAGTGCCAATGACCCGCTGCGGGTCATGCTGCAGCAAGCCGCCGATTCGCTGACATCACGATTCAATGACACGCTTGATGCAGTGTCCCCGAAACAATTTGTGAAGGTAAAGCCGAGTATCTTTCATCCGTCGCAGGGTTCGCCCAATAGCGCCGCGGGTGATCTTTTTGCCCTGCCAGAAAACCCCACGATCGCAGCAAACACGATCATCGTCTATGCGGGTGCACGCGATTTGCCGGGTGATGTTGCTGGTGTGGGCGGTGGAGCATCGATAAGCTTCAGCCGAACCTGCATTCCCGGGCCACAGTGTGATCAAGCGATCGCCAATCAGAATGCAACCTTTAGCCGAGGCGAGGCGGGGGTGTTGGCATCGCCAGCCACGGATGTCGCCCCATTGTTCGGATCGATCAGTTTTGATTCACCACGAAAGTCGCTTTACTACACCGGTGACGATCCAAGTGCGGTCCCGCCGGGTGGTTTGGATTTCTTTAGCATCGCAACTCACGAACTCGCGCATGCACTTGGTTTCGGAACGTCGGATTCCTGGAACACGTTCGCGTCGTCGGGCTCATTCACCGGGCCCAAAGCCAAAGCCGCGTACGTCGGATCTGGGAATGTCCCCCTGTCGCCTTCACACTGGGCCGATTCGGTGTTTGATCCTGTCACGCAACCGACTTTGATGAGGCCGATAATCAACGGTGAAATTCGAACTCTATTTTCGCCACTCGACTTTGCCGCAATGGACGACATTGGATGGGAAGTCGTTGATACATCGGCGATTGTCACTGCATCGCATCGATATTTAGACGACGGAAACTATACGCCGGTGGTCCTGTTGGAAGGTTCGTCGCTCGGGCGTTTGACTCAGAACGGTCCAAGTGTATCCGTCACCAACGTGGCTCCGACGTTGACGGTCGCAAGCGATGAAACGGTCACGATCGGAGAAGCCATCTCGATTCAGGAAATCGGCAGGTTCACGGATCCTGGTGACGAGCAAGAGTACACCTTCTCGATCGATTGGGGCGACGGCACCAGCGATGATGGTAACGCCACGGTCCAGCAGCGGGCCACGGCAAGTGGCGGTGATAGCGCCGGTGCCTTTGGCGGCAGCCATACTTACGCCGAAGTGGGATCCAAAACCGTCACGATTCGAATCCAGGACGACGACGGTGGATTTGACCAAGAAACGATGACGATTAATGTTCTTCCGGCGCCGTCGCTCGCGCTGGAAATCAGTCAGTCGAGAATCAAAGAGGATGGCGACGTTGATGCTGCATCGTTGACTGTCCGACGCAGTGGGGCCGCAGCCAACGTCGATACCGTCATTTCGCTTTCGTCAGACGATGCGACCGAGGCGACGGTGCCAGCTACTGTGACGATCCCGGCTGGTCAAACAACGGCTACGGTTTCGATCAGTGCTGTGGACGACAATTTGTTAGACGGCGATCAAACGGTGACGTTGTCTGCGTCTGGGGCGGGCATCGCATCGTCCACCGCCCAGTTGGTCGTGGGCGACGCCGAATCGATTTCAGCAACCGTGACGGGCAACATGATTGCTGAACAGGATGCTGGGTCGGTTTTTCTTGTCCTGGCGAGAAGCAACACGGACGTTGGTGACGCGATCACGGTGAACATCGCTGGATTTGATCGGTCTCAACTGGACCTAGCGGCAAGTGTCGAAATCGCCGCCGGACAACAAGAGGTTCGAGTCCCGATTGTTCCGGTCGATGACAACGTTCCCGAACTGACTCTCGCGGTAACGTTGACGGCGTCGGCTGTGTTTTATGAATCGGATTCAGTGGACTTCGAGATCCTTGATAACGAACCGCCGAAGTTTCAGAATCCCGTTTCTCGGTACGACGTCAACGGCAGGAATGGTGTGACGGCGCTCGATGCTCTGCGGGTCATCAATCGCTTGGCGATCCAAACGACGCCGCAGCTTGATCCGAGTACAGCCGAACCCAACGGCGTTTTCTTAGATGTTAACGGCGATTACCGAGTGACAGCGGTCGACGCACTTCAGGTGATCAATCAACTGTCGAGTGTGGGTGACGCTGGCAGCGGCGAGACGCTGGCAGCCGATGCGGTCGATCTAGTTCTACGATCGCCAATGTTAAGTCCGATCCAGTGGGTCGACTTCGATGTTGAAAGCGAAGATGACGACCTGATCCCATTCGAACCGATTCCGTTCCTGACCTAG
- a CDS encoding ZIP family metal transporter — translation MRLESLLFTYCVVIVIASMAGGWLPALMKMTHLRTQLLMSFVSGLMLGIATLHLFPHATVELNSASKAGTGALCGILSMFLLIRLFHVHQHDAPAIESGKAEQLSHVHDHAAGCDHDHSHHKPHNHANAGWGWLAMLFGLGLHTLIDGVALAASVVADAQHGSWLPLAGVGTFLAVALHKPLDAFSITSVMQKGGWTPGQRTLANMTFAMACPIGAALFYFGVMRIDGGSTYLGWGLAVSAGFFICISLADLLPEVAFHDHDRGKLTAALLIGVALAVAVENLPGHRHIAPKSSTTINTVEPSSDTAELPVIKPSPTEAND, via the coding sequence ATGAGACTCGAATCACTGCTTTTTACCTACTGTGTCGTGATCGTCATCGCTTCGATGGCCGGCGGATGGCTGCCGGCGTTGATGAAAATGACTCACCTGCGGACTCAACTTCTGATGAGTTTTGTGTCGGGGCTAATGCTCGGCATCGCGACTTTGCATCTTTTTCCTCATGCAACGGTGGAATTGAACTCCGCTAGCAAGGCAGGAACCGGTGCACTTTGTGGGATCCTATCGATGTTTTTGCTGATTCGCTTGTTTCATGTTCATCAGCACGACGCTCCCGCGATTGAGTCGGGTAAAGCCGAACAACTCTCGCACGTTCACGACCACGCCGCCGGATGTGATCACGACCATTCGCATCACAAGCCGCACAACCATGCCAACGCTGGCTGGGGTTGGCTGGCCATGCTGTTTGGGCTCGGGCTGCACACCTTGATCGACGGAGTCGCTTTAGCGGCCAGCGTCGTGGCTGACGCACAGCACGGTTCCTGGCTGCCACTTGCGGGCGTGGGGACATTTTTGGCCGTGGCGCTGCACAAACCCTTGGATGCGTTCTCGATCACGTCGGTGATGCAGAAAGGCGGATGGACGCCCGGGCAACGCACGTTGGCCAACATGACGTTCGCGATGGCCTGTCCGATTGGCGCCGCGCTGTTTTACTTTGGTGTCATGCGGATCGACGGTGGTTCGACTTATCTAGGTTGGGGGCTCGCTGTTTCCGCAGGTTTCTTTATCTGCATCTCGCTCGCTGACTTGTTGCCCGAAGTCGCCTTTCACGATCACGACCGCGGAAAGTTGACGGCGGCATTGCTAATCGGAGTCGCCTTGGCCGTCGCGGTTGAGAATCTGCCGGGACACCGGCACATAGCTCCTAAATCCTCGACAACGATCAATACGGTCGAGCCGAGCAGCGATACGGCCGAACTTCCGGTAATCAAGCCTTCGCCCACCGAGGCGAACGATTGA